The genome window ATAGATTAAGAACTCTATAAATTGGTTTCTCAGATACTTCGTTCATTTTGACTCCTACTTTTTATGCAAATAACGAATTTGGATACCGTGACGGCAGTTTTTTTTAGAAGTTCCCAAACATCTCGCACCTCTAAAAATTTAGCTGGCTCCCGTTATACACTCCTGAGGCCCGATCGCCAAAAATAAGTCGTACTTGAGATTTGAAACAGTTTTTGTTGCCTATTTTATATTGCAGTCTCTCCTTTGAATTGTCTATCTAACTGCGGTAAGAGTTAGGCACTTTGGGCGCAAACGAACTCTACAATTTCCTGTTGAGAGCTGCTACGATTTGAAGAAAGGGAGCTGGAAAAGCTTAAAGGGCAAAGATCCTAGCTGTTTTTCCACGCCTCGTCAGGATTTTCCCACCTTCGATGAATTGTACGCAGTGGCCGGAGGTAATAAAAATTCTTAAATTGGTCAGCAGCCGGCGAAAATATGTCTGAAGTTATATTTTTGCAAGCAACAGGCCATGTTACATTCCATATTAATTTTGAGCTTGGTTGAGGTAGCAGATAATTTTTTCTGAGAAAAAAAACTTGTGGTTGCTGTCCGACAATTTCACTCTGACAATTTTGCCTGAACAATTTTGACAATCAAGCATCCAGGATACAAGCCCCCGGATTCATTCCGAAACCAGACTCAGGACCCAGAAATAAAAAACCTGTATCCGACAAAGAGCCGAACGTATTTATCTCGCGCAAGTCATTGCTTCAATTCTAAAATCTAAAATCTAAAATCTAAAATCGATTGACTGAGCCGCACCATTAATTCACGATGTGACAGAAAATTAGGTATCATTCGATGGGAGACTTCGGCGTGAGACCTTCGGCGAGGGCTGAGTCTATCTCGCTCAGTGGAACGATTTGAGATTTGAGATTTATTCCACAGATGAATCTGAGAGCTTGCATAAGAGCCTAAAATTTTGGGCTGCTGCCGACTCCTGCCGGAAACTTGTATCCGTTTTTGGGCGGCGTCACAAAGCAGAAGGCAGAATTGGATATCGGTCAAAAAATACTGTTTTAGGATTCAGAATTTTTATGGGATTCTACCTTCTTACTGCATTTTTTACTATGAAACAAGATAAATTACTCGCTGCCAGGAGCGATGCACGCCGAATAATTTAGGACGAGATAAGCCACTGTGTTGAAGCCAGTTACTTCCACAATTTATTATAATTCTTGCTCGCATTGAGCAGTTTTTACAACAGACTTTTTGCTGGTAATTTGCAAAAGGGATAGGGGCAGAACAACAGGCCAAAACAGAGGCCCCATTATTAAGGCTATCCAAGATATCACGTCTTTTTTAGATGTCGCTGTATCATTCAAAAAACTTTTGAACCACACAAGAAAAACGATTAAGGCAATCGAAAAGTAGCTAATTACTATCATTTTTTTACCTGCCTGCCTGTAGATGGGATAGAAGTATTTATAACTATTGTATCTCAGGCCGTGGCTCGCCGATCGCAACTTTATGCCCTGAGCTGCAAGCTGCAATTGTCTAAGACCAAAAGTTTCACAGCTATCCAAGTCCACAGTCTGCGATGTTGAGGGGACTTACTCCCGCAGCCCAGTGGCGCGGGGCGCTAAAAGTCTTGCACTCAGGACTTTTTGAGGTTTTGTCAAACCTTGAGGCTACCACCCCAATCATAGCTTATGCGATCGAGATCTTTAGTTTTCTGTGATTTAAATCACCTATACTGGCAGACTTCGGTCACAAATCGAGCCAAGAACGATCGCACAGCTTACCCGACTGCAATCACCCTACTCTGTTGTCAAATGCTCGATATTATAACAGTCGAGTTTAACGAGATTTCATGCAAGCTCTGACTTTAAAATCTGATGGCGCGATCGCTGAACTGTTCTATCAAGTCACCCATTCAGGCAATCTGACTCGCACTGAAAGCCAGGGACTGCGCGTACTCTGCCACAGCGCTCTCAGCGAAGACGCGCGAGATGCAGTCAACCGCCTGCTGCACGCCATCCGCCGCGGATGGGTGAGGATTTCTGATTAGTCCCCTCACACAGGAAGTTGAGATGAGTATTTCTACTTTCTCTCCTGTCAAGCTTTGCCAACAATAAGATTTTCGTGAGTAGGTCGCTCCATTAACCCTCTTCCAAAAAAATTGTACTGCGATCGAAAAGCTCGAACCGGTTTCTTGAAGAAGCCGGGATTTTTGATTTGAAGCAGTCAGTCGATTTTAGATTTTAGATTTTAGATTTTAGATTGACTTCACAGATGAATCTGTAACCACGAACAAGAGCTTAAAATTTGGGGCGGATGGCCGCTCCTTTCGGAAACTTGTATCGGTTTTTGGGCGGGTTATTAAGTATATCCACGGAACAAATACCGCACCAAGAAACTAGGTAAATGTAGGTAAAGCGTGTTTATAAACACCCTAAAAGTTTTACGTTGAATTAAGCCAATCGATTTAGCTAGCAGTCATTAGTAATCTATAGCCTTTCGAACTCTCATATGAGGTACTCCGCGGGCTGGAGTGGGTATAGGGCTGGAGTGGCCTCCGCGGGCTGGAGTGGGCATACCTCACCACGCTTGAGAACCGCTGTATATAGCAATTCTTGCAGGAGTTGTAAAATTTTTACCCCACCCCAACCCTCCCCGCGGGTTCGGGGAGGGAGTAAGAAATTCACAAATGATTTAGGATTGCTATATAATAGATAAATATTAATAAATTTGTTGCATTCTCTTGACAAAAAGTAGAGATTTCGGATTTGCCAAAAGCGAAAATCGGGACGGGGTTAGTGTTTCAAGTTGCGGGGCTATCGAGGAAACATCCGCTCCCCAAGTCTGGCTGACACAAATCACTCATCAAGAGCCAATCGATCACATTTACTCCCGTAGTTGAATCACATAAATATTGGGAAAATCAGTCAATACTGTCAAGAGTGAGTTCAAAAAAAAAAACAGATGATGAAAACCCAAACGCTTTTACCTCAATTTACTATTGCAGAGCTAGTCTTTCAGGTATATCACTCTGGTCTGCTGACTCCCACTCACCGACAACAGCTCAAGACAGCCCTGTTAAATGACTGTCTTACCGAAGAAGATCAAACAGCCATCAACCGCTTGCTCCACGCCGTTCGCCGGGGCTGGCTGAAAGTTGTAGATTAAACTCGGTGCTAAATTTTTGCCGCTACTCTTTAAATGCACTGTCACTTGAAGGCAGAATTAAATCCCCTTATAAAAATCAGGCATTCGCCTAAATGTAGGGTGCGCCACAGGCACCCTGCGGTTTTAACTTCTATTTTCTCCGCTTATAAATAATACCCTGAAAACCCCGCGACTTTAGTCCGGGGATGAAAGGGACAAGGAGGCTTTAGCCTCCCAGTCTATTTTCTGAGCTCTCAGGATGGCGCTGTCAAGTAAAACCATGTAAATCTTTGTGAACAACTAGAGGGATGTTAAGCCGACTCTGGTAGCATAAGACTATCGTGATGAGGTCGAAGTCATGTTAGTTTTTGAGTTCAAGGCATACGGGAAAAAACAGCAATTTGACGCTGTAGATGAAGCGATTAGAACGGTGCAGTTCATCCGAAACAAAGCACTGCGGTTTTGGATGGAAAACGAAAAAGTTGATAAATACGCATTGAACAAGTATAGCGCTGTTTTAGCTAAGGAATTTCCGTTTTGCGACGAATTGAACAGCATGGCTCGACAATCTAGCTCAGAAAGAGCGTGGTCGGCAATCTCCCGATTCTACGACAACTGTAAAAAGAAAGTCCCAGGAAAAAAGGATTCCCGCAATTCCAGAAACACAACCGCTCCGTCGAATACAAGACTACGGGCTGGCGTCTGGCAGACGACCGGAAATCAATCACTTTTATCGATAAAAAAGGAATCGGAAAGCTCAAGTTAAAAGGAACCCGCGACTTGCATTTCTACCAGCGCAGTCAAATCAAACGAGTACGCTTGGTAAGGCGAGCAGATGGATATTACGTGCAGCTTTGCGTGCAAGTTGACCGTTCTGAAAAGATTGAAATCACGGGTAACACCATCGGGTTAGATGTAGGACTTAAAGAGTTTTACACTGACTCAAATGGTATTGCAGTTGATAACCCGCGTTTCCTCCGCAAGGGAGAACGCAGGTTGAAGAAATCCCAAAAACGAGTTTCACAACGAGTCAAGAATTCACAAAACAGAAAAAAAGCTAGAGCGATTCTAGGGAAGCGCCACCTCAAAATAAGCAGACAGCGTAAAGATTTTGCCGTGAAGTTGGCAAGATGCGTCATCCAGTCTAACGACTGTGTAGTCTACGAAGACTTGAGGAGCAAAAATATGGTGAAGAATCACTCTCTAGCAAAATCGATTAACGACGCTTCTTGGTATATGTTCCGAATTTGGCTGGAATATTTTGGCAAAGTATTCGGAAGAATTACGATTGCCGTACCAGCTAACGGAACAAGTCAAGAATGCTCTAGTTGCGGAACAATTGTTAAGAAAAGTCTCTCAACGCGAACCCACGCTTGTCGGTGTGGATGCGTATTAGATCGTGACTGGAACGCAGCTAAAAATATCCTGAGTCGGGGATTGAGTACGGCGGGGCACGTCGGAACTTGGATCTTAGATCCGAACGCTTGTGGAGAATTGACCGCTACCGATGTTGAAGTAATTCTGTATCGGCAAGTCGATTCTGCGAATCAAGAATCTCCTCGGCTTTAGCCAGGAGAGTGTCAATTAGTCAGAGATGGTGCCGTCAGGCATCATGGCCTCTCTCAGATTCGCTTCATCCAAATTTGTCCCGCGCAAAGAAGCTTGATGCAGGTTTGCTCCCCGGAGATTTGCTCCCTTAAGGGAAACTCCGCTCAAATCTGCTTGATGGAGATTTGCACAGCTCAAGTTAGCTCCGCTCAAATCCGCTCCCTTCAAATCAGCTTTTTCCAGATTTGCTTCCGTTAAATTTGCCCAACTCAGATTTGCTTGAGTTAGGTTAGCACGGCTGAGGTCAGCTTGTGTTAAGTTCGCATCGGTTAAATTTGCTTTGCTCAGGTTGATTCCGCAAAGCTTTACTTCTGTCAAGTTTGCACCTTGCAAGTTAGCGTTAACTGCATAAACTTGAATCAAAATTGCCCCCTGAAGGTTTGCATCTCTCATGTCTGCACCCCTGAGACTCGCCCCCGTTAAATCGGCCCCGCTGAAGACGACACTCCGCAATATGGCTCCGCTCAAGTTCGCTCCCACCGCTTCGCATTCGCCAAAATTAGCGGACATGAGGTTGGCTTGGGAGAGGTTGGCTTGGCTGATATCTGCTTGATACAGATTAGCTCTGTAGAGGGTGAGACCGATCGAATTTGCACCTTTTAAATTAGCGTGACTCAGGTCAATATCGCGCAAATTTGTCCTTGACATATGGGCACCGCTCAGGTCTACTTTGTGAAAAACCCGTTCTCCGCCTGCATACCGTCTGAGAAGTTCTTCTGCATCCATGTCATTTTCCCCAAAATAATTAATAATACCTTTGATATTTCAATAATATTAGGAATGAGCGACCTTTACGTTTCTTGGGCTGAGTACCATCGGAAAATTGAGGATTTGGCTGTAAAAATTGAGGAATCTCAGTGGAAATTCGATCGAATTGTCTGTCTGGCGAGGGGAGGGCTGCGGGTTGGGGATACTCTGTCGCGGATTTTCGACAAACCTCTGGCGATTTTAGCTGCCTCGTCCTATGGTGGGGCAGAGGGAAAAGTCCGGGGTGCGATCGAGTTTGCCCGCGATTTGACAATGGTGGGCGATAATTTGGGCAGCCGCATTCTCCTGATTGACGATTTGGTAGATTCGGGAATTAGTTTAGAGCAAGGTATCGCTTGGCTCAAGAGTCGCTACGGCGAGGATATTCAGGAAATTCGGACTGCTGTACTCTGGTACAAGGCTTGTTCTGTTGCAAAGCCGGATTATTATGTAGATTATTTGGCTGACAATCCTTGGATTCACCAACCTTTTGAAAGGTACGAAAAGATGAGTGCGGCTGATTTTGCGGCGAAAGTTGGGAGTTAGTTTATAAAAAACTAAAATCAGGTCAATTTTTTATAGGTTTTGCTGATATTTTGCACTTTTTGGCCTAGTCCGCCAGGGGTTAAAAACCCCTGTCTCATAGCTAAAGTCCTCTGAAAGAGGACTGGATATTTATCAAGGTTGGGCAGTCGGTTTCAACCGACTTTAGCTATGAGACGGGGAATTAATTCCCCGGCTGGCTTGTGGGTAAGTGCAAGTCTGCTGATACAGTTAGCGAACCGAAAGAATACGATCGCCCAATTCCATACTATCTGCCAAAACTTCCTGTCGCGCCCACCGATCCGCCGCCAAAATATCGTCTAAAGCAGGGCTTTCACAGTTATCGACTTGATGTTTGTCGCAGGCTTTCTCTATCAACTTCGGAATATCCAAAAACTGAATCTTCTCCTGCAAAAATAGCGCTACCGCCTGTTCGTTTGCCGCATTCAGCACCGCAGGCATCGAACCGCCCGCACGTCCCGCCGCATAAGCCAACTGCATACAAGGATACTTTTCGTGGTCTGGTTCTCGGAAAGTTAAATCCCCAGCTTTTACCAAATCCAGCCGTTCCCAATCTGTATGAATTCGCTCGGGCCAAGACAAAGCGTAAAGCAGCGGCAATCGCATATCCGGCCATCCCAATTGCGCCAAAACCGAGGTATCTTGCAACTCAATTAACGAGTGAATTATGCTCTGGGGATGGATGACAATATCAATGTCGTCATAATCCATTCCGAACAAGTAATGAGCCTCGATGACTTCTAATCCTTTATTCATCAAAGTAGCAGAATCGATCGTGATTTTCTGCCCCATCGACCAATTCGGATGTTTCAAAGCATCGGCTACTGTTACTCCTGCTAATTTGTCGATCGGCAAATCTCGAAAAGAACCCCCCGAAGCGGTGAGAATAATTCGCCGCAACCCGCCAACCATAACACCTTGCAGGCACTGAAAAATTGCTGAATGTTCCGAGTCGGCCGGTAATATTTTAACGCCGTATTTTTCGATGAGGGGGTTGACAACGGGGCCCCCTGCGATTAATGTTTCTTTATTGGCTAAGGCGATATCTTTACCTGCTTTGATAGCC of Oscillatoria nigro-viridis PCC 7112 contains these proteins:
- a CDS encoding pentapeptide repeat-containing protein, with the protein product MDAEELLRRYAGGERVFHKVDLSGAHMSRTNLRDIDLSHANLKGANSIGLTLYRANLYQADISQANLSQANLMSANFGECEAVGANLSGAILRSVVFSGADLTGASLRGADMRDANLQGAILIQVYAVNANLQGANLTEVKLCGINLSKANLTDANLTQADLSRANLTQANLSWANLTEANLEKADLKGADLSGANLSCANLHQADLSGVSLKGANLRGANLHQASLRGTNLDEANLREAMMPDGTISD
- a CDS encoding phosphoribosyltransferase, whose amino-acid sequence is MSDLYVSWAEYHRKIEDLAVKIEESQWKFDRIVCLARGGLRVGDTLSRIFDKPLAILAASSYGGAEGKVRGAIEFARDLTMVGDNLGSRILLIDDLVDSGISLEQGIAWLKSRYGEDIQEIRTAVLWYKACSVAKPDYYVDYLADNPWIHQPFERYEKMSAADFAAKVGS
- the dxr gene encoding 1-deoxy-D-xylulose-5-phosphate reductoisomerase; its protein translation is MKAITLLGSTGSIGTQTLDIVAQYPDQFRIVGLTAGRNVTLLAQQIRQFRPEIVAVCDEDKLLELKDAIAELDPQPILLAGESGVVEVAQYGDAQAVVTGIVGCAGLLPTIAAIKAGKDIALANKETLIAGGPVVNPLIEKYGVKILPADSEHSAIFQCLQGVMVGGLRRIILTASGGSFRDLPIDKLAGVTVADALKHPNWSMGQKITIDSATLMNKGLEVIEAHYLFGMDYDDIDIVIHPQSIIHSLIELQDTSVLAQLGWPDMRLPLLYALSWPERIHTDWERLDLVKAGDLTFREPDHEKYPCMQLAYAAGRAGGSMPAVLNAANEQAVALFLQEKIQFLDIPKLIEKACDKHQVDNCESPALDDILAADRWARQEVLADSMELGDRILSVR